From the Variovorax paradoxus genome, the window CCCGGCAGCGACTACCAGTTCAGCCTGAACCTGCTGAAGAAGTTCAAGGCGCTGCACCCCGGCGTGCCCACCAAGAGCGGCATCATGGTCGGCCTGGGCGAGACGGACGAGGAGATCCTGCAGGTCATGCGCGACATGCGCGCCCACGACATCGACATGCTGACCATCGGCCAGTACCTTTCGCCGTCGGGCTCGCACCTGCCGGTACGCCGCTACGTGCACCCCGACACCTTCAAGATGTTCGAGGAAGAGGCCTACAAGATGGGCTTCAGCCATGCGGCCGTCGGCGCGATGGTGCGTTCGAGCTATCACGCCGATCAGCAGGCCCACGCCGCCCAGCAGGCGCAGGTCGCCGGCGCCTGACCGCACGCGAAACCCACGCACAAGAAAAGGCCCTCCCGAGGGCCTTTTTCAATGGGCGCTCAGGGCGTCACGGCAGGTCCAGCCGATAGCCCACGCCGTAGATCGACCGGATCAGCTCCTGGCCGCCGCTGGCGGCATCGAGCTTGCGGCGCAGGTTCTTCACGTGGCTGTCGACCGCACGATCGGTCACTGCGCGCTGGTCGGCGTGCACGTGGTCCAGCAGCTTGTCGCGCGAGAGCACGCGCCCGCGCGCGTCGGCCAGCGCCTTCAGCAGGCGGAACTCGATGGGCGTGAGGTCCAGCGGCGCGCCCTGCCATGCGGCCTTGTAGGCCTGCGCATCGATCTGCAGCGGCGACACCTCGCGCGCCGACTGCCCGGCGAGGCCGCTGCGCCGCAACAGCGCCTTCACGCGCGCTACCACCTCGCGCGGGCTGAAGGGGGTCTTGCAGACGTAGTCGTCGGCACCGATCTCCAGGCCCATCAGGCGGTCGGCCTCTTCCACGCGGGCGGTGAGCATGATGACGGGCACGTCGCTGAAGTGCCTCAGCTCGCGGCACACGCTCATGCCGTCTTGGCCGGGCAGCATGAGGTCGAGCAGCACCAGGTCGGGCCGGCACGCCTTCACCGCTGGCACCACATCCCGCCCGTCGGCGAGCCATTGCGAGGTGTAGCCCGAGGCCTTCAGGTAGTCGGCGAGCAGCGCGGCCATGCGCGGCTCGTCCTCGACGATCAGGATGTGGGCGGAAGCGGGAGTGGTCAGGGGTGCGTCGCTCATCGTCGTTCTTCGTGCATTTCGTTCTTCCGGCTCCGCGCTTCAGGCGCGCGGCAGCCGCACGGCGACCCACACGCCGCCCAGCGGCGAAGCCTTGGCCTCGATGGTGCCGCCATGCGCCTCGACGATGCTGCGGCAGATCGACAGCCCGAGCCCCGCGCCGCCGCTCGCGCGGTTGCGCGAGCCTTCGCCGCGGAAAAAGCGCTCGAACAGCCGCGGCAGCAAGGCGGCATCGACGCCGGGGGCGGAGTCCATCAGGTCGATGGCGATCACGCCGCCCTCCTCGCGCGCCGCGATGCGCAGCACGCCGCCCGCATCGGTGTAGCGGCAGCTGTTGAGCACCAGGTTGCTGAAGAGCTGCTGCAGGCGCCGCTCGTCGGCGAACACCATCAGCGGCTGCGCCGGCAGCGCCAGTTCCAGCCGCAGGCCCGCGGCGGCCAGCCGTTCGCGGAACGCGTCGATGCCCGGCCCGAGCAGCTCGCGCAGGTCGGCGTCTGTCTTGCGGTAGGTGAGCGCGCCCACGTCGGCGAGCGAGAGGTCGTACAGGTCGGTCACCAGCTGGTTGAGCATGCCGACCTCGTGCTGCAGCGAGCGCACGGCCTGCGCATCGAGGCGGCGCACGCCGTCTTCCATGGCCTCCAGTTCGCCGTGCAGCACGCCGAGCGGCGTGCGCAGTTCATGCGACACGTCGGCCATGAACTCGCGGCGCATCTGCTCGTTGCGCTGCAGCGTGTGGGCGAGCGAATTGAAGTCGCGCGCCAGTTGCCCGACTTCGTCGTTCGACGACACGGCCACGCGGCTCTCGTAGTCGCCGGCCGCCAGCCGGTGGGTGGCGCCGGCCACGCGCTTCACGGGCGCCAGCAGCACGCGAGCGATCCACCATGCGATGCCCGCCGCCAGCAGCACGCAGAGCCCGCCGATCACCCAGCTCGCGCGCGCCTGGTTCTGCTGGAAGCGCTGGTCGCCGGCCTCGCTCACGTTCTGGAACGGCGCCATCACGACCCAGCCCACGGTCTTGCCGTCGACCACCACGGCACGCTCGGCCGAGCCCCTGCGCACTTCCCTGAAGCCGGCGATCACCCGCCGGTCGGTGTCGAGCAATCCGATGCGCAGCATGGCGCCCGTCAGGTCGGACACGGGCGGCGGCGTGCGCCCCGGCTCGAAGCGCTCGCCGCTCGCCGAAGGCGCGGGCCGCATGATCTCGAACCACGGCCCCGGTCCTTCGCGCAGGAAGTCCCAGCTGCCGTGCTGGCGGTACGCGGCAATGGCATTGGGCAGCACCGCATCCAGCCGCTCCACGCCCTGCTCGTTGAGGTAGCCGACGAAGCCGCGCTCGAAGTTCCAGCGCGAGGCGGCGCCCATCGCGACGACCGCGAGCACGGCGGTGGCCAGCACGGCGAGAAAGAGCTTGGTGGTGATGCTGATCTTCATGAAGGCCCACAAGATAAGCCAGATGCGCCCCGTGCGGTGCGGTGCCGCGCCAAGGCCGCGCGGGTCGGCGGACCTTCATATTCACTCCACATTCTCTGAAGACCATGGGTTCCAACCTGATTGGAATGCCACACACATGTCTTCACGCTTCACCCGCACCGGCCTCGCGTGCGCCCTGGCCCTCGGCCTGTTCGGCGCGATCGCGGGGTGCTCCGGCTCCTCCGCATCCACGCCGCCGCAGGCGCCCGTCGCCGCGCAAGTGAGCGTGGTCACGCTGCAGGCCGAGAACCAGCCCATCACCACCGAACTCTCGGGACGCACCCGCGCCCGCATGAGCGCCGAGATCCGTCCGCAGGTCGGCGGCATCGTGCAGCAGCGCCTCTTCGAGGAGGGCGCGCTGGTGAAGGCCGGACAGGCGCTCTACCAGCTCGATCCGGCCACCTTCAAGGCCGCGCTGGCCAGCGCGCAGGCCAGCGTCGCGAAGGCGGAGTCGACGGTCAACGCCGCGAAGGTCACGGCGCGCCGCAATGCGGAGCTCGCGAAGATCGAGGCCGTCAGCCAGCAGGCCAGCGACGACAGCCAGGCCACGCTGCAGCAGGCCGAGGCCGACCTCGGCGTGGCGCGCGCCGCGCTCGACACGGCACGCATCAACCTCGGCTTCACGCGCATCACCGCGCCGATCGCCGGGCGCATCGAGGCCTCCACCGTCACGCCGGGCGCACTGGTCACGGCCAGCCAGACCACCGCGCTCACCACGGTGCAGCAGCTCGACCCGATCCACGTCGACGTGACGCAGTCGACCACCGAGCTGCTGCGGCTGCAGCGCGAACTCGCGGCAGGCACCCTCAGGACCAGCGGCGAGAAAGGCGAAGATTCGGTGAAGCTGCTGCTGGAAGACGGCAGCACCTACGCCCACGCCGGACGGCTGCAATTCTCCAGCGTCACGGTGAGCGAAAGCACCGGCGCGGTCACGCTGCGCATCCTGGTGCCGAACCCCGAGCGCACGCTGCTGCCCGGCATGTACGTGCGCGCGGTGCTCGAGGAAGGCGTGGCGGAGCAGGCGCTGCTGGTGCCGCAGCAGGGCGTGACGCGCACCGCGAGCGGCGATGCGTCCGCGCTGGTGGTCACCGCTGGCAACAAGGTCGAGAAGCGCGCGCTGAAGGTGTCGCGCGCCGTCGGCAGCCGCTGGCAGGTGACCGAAGGACTGAAGGCCGGCGACCGCGTGATCGTCGAGGGCTCGCTCAAGGTGAAGGTGGGCGACACGGTGAGGCCCGTGGCGGCCGGCGACGCCACCGGCGTGGCCGCGGTGGCCACGCGCTGAGGCGACGCACATGGCACGCTTCTTCATCGACCGGCCCATCTTCGCGTGGGTCATCGCCATCGTCATCATGCTGGCGGGTGCGATGTCCATCGGCACGCTGCCGTTGGAGCAGTACCCCGACATCGCACCCACCAAGGTCTCGGTCAACGCGACCTACCCCGGCGCCTCGGCCAAGACCATCGAGGACTCGGTCACGCAGGTGATCGAGCAGAAGATGAAAGGGCTCGACCGGCTGACCTCGATGTCGTCGAGCAGCACCTCGTCGGGCACCGCGCGCATCGAGCTCACCTTCGAGGCCGGCACCAACGCCGACGTGGCGCAGATGCAGGTGCAGAACAAGCTGCAGCAGGCCATGTCGCAGCTGCCGCAGTCGGTGCAGAGCCAGGGCGTGACCGTCACCAAGTCGGGCACCGACTTCCTGATGATCGTCTCGCTCACCTCGCAGGACGGCAGCGCCTCGGCCACCGACATCGGCGACTACATCTCCAGCAGCCTGCTGGACGTGGTCAGCCGCATCGACGGCGTAGGCGACGTGCAGGCCCTGGGCTCGGGCTACGCCATGCGCATCTGGCTCGACCCGGCGAAGCTGCAGAAGTATTCGCTGATGCCCTCGGACGTGACCAGCGCGCTCACCAGCCAGAACACCGAGGTGTCCGCCGGCCAGCTGGGCGCCCTGCCCGCCACCGCGGGCCAGCGGCTCACGGCCACCATCACCGCGCGCAGCAAGCTGCGCACCGCCGACCAGTTCCGCGAGGTGATCGTGAAGTCCGACAGCGCCGGCTCGGTGGTGCGCCTGGGCGACGTGGCGCGCGTCGAACTGGGCAGCGAGAGCTACACCATCAACACCCGCTTCGACGGCAAGCCCTCGGCCGCCATGGGCGTGAAGCTGGCCACCGGCGCCAACGCGCTCACGGTGTCGAACGCGGTGAAGGCCAAGATCGCCGAGCTGGAGCCCTTCTTCCCGAACCGGATGAAGGCCGTGGTCG encodes:
- a CDS encoding response regulator, which gives rise to MSDAPLTTPASAHILIVEDEPRMAALLADYLKASGYTSQWLADGRDVVPAVKACRPDLVLLDLMLPGQDGMSVCRELRHFSDVPVIMLTARVEEADRLMGLEIGADDYVCKTPFSPREVVARVKALLRRSGLAGQSAREVSPLQIDAQAYKAAWQGAPLDLTPIEFRLLKALADARGRVLSRDKLLDHVHADQRAVTDRAVDSHVKNLRRKLDAASGGQELIRSIYGVGYRLDLP
- the baeS gene encoding sensor histidine kinase efflux regulator BaeS, whose translation is MKISITTKLFLAVLATAVLAVVAMGAASRWNFERGFVGYLNEQGVERLDAVLPNAIAAYRQHGSWDFLREGPGPWFEIMRPAPSASGERFEPGRTPPPVSDLTGAMLRIGLLDTDRRVIAGFREVRRGSAERAVVVDGKTVGWVVMAPFQNVSEAGDQRFQQNQARASWVIGGLCVLLAAGIAWWIARVLLAPVKRVAGATHRLAAGDYESRVAVSSNDEVGQLARDFNSLAHTLQRNEQMRREFMADVSHELRTPLGVLHGELEAMEDGVRRLDAQAVRSLQHEVGMLNQLVTDLYDLSLADVGALTYRKTDADLRELLGPGIDAFRERLAAAGLRLELALPAQPLMVFADERRLQQLFSNLVLNSCRYTDAGGVLRIAAREEGGVIAIDLMDSAPGVDAALLPRLFERFFRGEGSRNRASGGAGLGLSICRSIVEAHGGTIEAKASPLGGVWVAVRLPRA
- a CDS encoding efflux RND transporter periplasmic adaptor subunit produces the protein MSSRFTRTGLACALALGLFGAIAGCSGSSASTPPQAPVAAQVSVVTLQAENQPITTELSGRTRARMSAEIRPQVGGIVQQRLFEEGALVKAGQALYQLDPATFKAALASAQASVAKAESTVNAAKVTARRNAELAKIEAVSQQASDDSQATLQQAEADLGVARAALDTARINLGFTRITAPIAGRIEASTVTPGALVTASQTTALTTVQQLDPIHVDVTQSTTELLRLQRELAAGTLRTSGEKGEDSVKLLLEDGSTYAHAGRLQFSSVTVSESTGAVTLRILVPNPERTLLPGMYVRAVLEEGVAEQALLVPQQGVTRTASGDASALVVTAGNKVEKRALKVSRAVGSRWQVTEGLKAGDRVIVEGSLKVKVGDTVRPVAAGDATGVAAVATR